In Chryseobacterium lactis, a single genomic region encodes these proteins:
- a CDS encoding proline dehydrogenase family protein, translating to MPIFNDTKVAFADKTDAQLRKAYWMFKMIEQPALTSLGTSVLNFTVHNNFPFVTGIVKNTLFEQFCGGETREESMKVVKQLFKRGVGSIFDYSIEGKEDEETFDAVCKEIKDIVRFSVGNPAIPFIVFKPTAFGRIDIYEAVGKGAELTTSQKEEWERVVRRFDEVCSLCHENDKKVMVDAEETWMQDSADHLCEEMMEKYNQEKPIVWNTIQMYRTGRLEYMEENLKRAREKNYFIGYKIVRGAYMEKERARAAEKGYADPIQPTKDASDKNYNAGIDFVMNHLDKVSAFFGTHNEISSELIMDKMKAKSLANDNPHVYFGQLYGMSDNITFYLSDKGYNVAKYLPYGPVKDVVPYLTRRARENTSVAGQTGRELGLIKKELERRKK from the coding sequence ATGCCCATTTTTAACGATACCAAAGTTGCATTTGCAGATAAAACAGATGCACAATTGAGAAAGGCTTACTGGATGTTTAAAATGATTGAACAACCCGCTCTTACCAGCCTTGGAACATCTGTTCTTAATTTCACAGTACACAACAATTTTCCTTTCGTTACAGGAATTGTAAAAAACACTTTATTTGAGCAATTCTGCGGAGGAGAAACCCGTGAGGAAAGTATGAAAGTGGTAAAACAGCTTTTCAAAAGAGGTGTCGGAAGTATTTTTGATTACTCTATTGAAGGGAAGGAAGATGAAGAAACTTTTGATGCCGTATGCAAGGAGATTAAGGATATTGTAAGGTTTTCGGTAGGAAATCCGGCGATTCCTTTTATTGTTTTTAAGCCTACAGCTTTTGGTAGAATTGATATCTATGAAGCAGTTGGAAAAGGAGCAGAGCTTACCACAAGCCAGAAAGAAGAATGGGAAAGAGTGGTGAGAAGATTTGATGAGGTATGTAGTCTTTGCCACGAAAACGATAAAAAAGTAATGGTAGATGCTGAGGAAACCTGGATGCAGGATTCAGCAGACCACCTTTGTGAGGAAATGATGGAGAAATATAACCAGGAAAAACCTATCGTTTGGAATACCATCCAGATGTACAGAACGGGAAGACTGGAATATATGGAAGAAAATCTTAAAAGAGCCAGAGAAAAGAACTACTTCATCGGCTATAAGATCGTTCGTGGTGCTTATATGGAGAAGGAAAGAGCCAGAGCAGCAGAGAAAGGATACGCAGATCCGATTCAGCCTACCAAAGACGCTTCCGATAAAAATTATAATGCCGGAATCGACTTTGTGATGAATCATTTGGATAAAGTATCAGCTTTCTTCGGTACTCACAATGAGATTTCTTCAGAGTTGATTATGGATAAAATGAAAGCTAAATCTTTAGCAAACGATAACCCACACGTTTATTTTGGCCAGCTTTACGGAATGAGTGATAACATTACCTTCTATTTGTCAGATAAAGGCTATAATGTAGCTAAATATCTTCCATATGGACCTGTAAAGGATGTTGTCCCATATTTAACCAGAAGAGCCAGAGAAAACACTTCTGTGGCCGGACAAACAGGAAGAGAACTTGGACTGATCAAAAAAGAGTTGGAAAGAAGAAAAAAGTAA
- a CDS encoding UbiA family prenyltransferase — MNSEKETFQSKNYISKSLFYRFSQFVGFLLGARFFVAALLTFALYVSTFFLFNQDESFRNFVFDFKVHGIIFCTVLTILAGGIINQFYDLEKDHIVKPFRTRVQSFIKQKYFLYAYLGLSAISLGVAWMISHNVFIFFVVYQFFMWFYSHKLSRILIVNNLTFVSLTLYPFFGMMVYYETFSKKVFLMAVFLFLILLCIDIVKDTLTRTVDKTFGYTTIPNYFKSRNTKTILITLLVFTMTVSMKIITKTGVSGFMAYYFAGGLFVMISCIYLLLNSSRRSNFFTLNLLRFWVFVGIIAMLLNGIEHKL; from the coding sequence ATGAATTCTGAAAAAGAAACTTTCCAATCTAAAAATTATATCTCAAAATCTCTATTTTACAGATTTTCACAATTCGTGGGCTTTCTGCTCGGAGCAAGGTTTTTTGTAGCTGCTTTGCTTACATTTGCACTCTATGTTTCTACATTCTTTCTGTTTAATCAGGATGAAAGTTTCAGAAATTTTGTTTTTGATTTTAAAGTTCATGGCATTATTTTCTGTACCGTTCTTACTATTTTAGCAGGCGGAATTATCAACCAGTTTTATGATCTGGAGAAAGATCATATTGTAAAACCGTTCAGAACCAGAGTTCAGAGCTTTATAAAACAAAAATACTTTCTGTATGCGTATCTGGGATTGAGTGCTATTTCATTGGGAGTAGCATGGATGATTTCCCATAATGTTTTTATTTTCTTTGTTGTCTATCAGTTTTTTATGTGGTTTTATAGCCATAAACTAAGCCGCATTCTCATTGTCAACAATCTTACTTTTGTAAGTCTTACCCTATATCCTTTTTTTGGAATGATGGTGTATTATGAAACCTTTTCTAAAAAGGTATTCCTGATGGCTGTCTTTCTTTTCCTTATCCTTTTATGTATTGATATTGTAAAAGACACCCTAACAAGGACAGTTGATAAAACTTTTGGATATACAACGATTCCTAATTATTTTAAAAGCAGAAACACAAAGACAATCCTTATCACATTGCTGGTGTTTACAATGACGGTCTCGATGAAAATTATTACCAAAACAGGGGTGTCAGGATTTATGGCTTATTATTTTGCCGGAGGTCTATTTGTGATGATCTCTTGTATTTATCTGCTCTTAAATTCTTCCAGAAGAAGTAACTTTTTCACCCTGAACCTATTACGTTTTTGGGTTTTTGTTGGAATTATTGCGATGCTTTTAAATGGAATAGAGCATAAATTATAA
- a CDS encoding mevalonate kinase family protein codes for MTNPLFYAKIILFGEYGMIEDSQGLVVPYSFYKGTLKFSDLSSEFELNSNRHLQKYSEFLTTLDLSDDFKLNIDSLKNDISNGLFFDSNIPQGYGVGSSGALVAAIFEKYSISKLNPENISKDNLKKLKAVFGEMESYFHGKSSGMDPLICYMNLPILIENKENLDRVSIPDGEEGKGAIFLIDSGITGETGPMIQIFFEKMKTEGFRKTLKEEFIRYNNACIDSFLKKDMNPFFRNLKKLSYWAYEHFRPMIPESIFNIWKKGLDSNAYYLKLCGSGGGGYILGFTKDYEKAEKMLDGFQKEVIYRF; via the coding sequence ATGACCAACCCTTTATTTTATGCAAAAATAATTCTGTTTGGAGAATATGGAATGATTGAAGATTCCCAGGGGCTTGTTGTACCATACAGCTTCTATAAAGGAACTTTAAAATTTTCAGATTTGAGTTCTGAATTTGAACTTAATTCCAACAGACATCTGCAAAAATATTCAGAATTTCTTACGACGCTGGATCTTTCTGATGATTTCAAACTGAATATCGATAGCTTGAAAAATGATATTTCAAACGGACTTTTCTTTGATTCCAACATTCCTCAGGGATATGGAGTAGGAAGTTCGGGAGCATTGGTAGCAGCGATTTTTGAAAAATATTCAATCAGTAAGCTAAATCCTGAGAATATTTCAAAAGACAATCTTAAAAAATTAAAAGCTGTTTTCGGCGAAATGGAAAGCTATTTCCATGGTAAAAGTTCAGGAATGGATCCTTTGATCTGTTATATGAATCTTCCGATTCTTATTGAAAATAAAGAAAACCTGGACAGAGTATCCATCCCGGATGGCGAAGAGGGCAAAGGAGCCATCTTCCTGATTGACTCGGGTATTACAGGAGAAACAGGACCTATGATTCAGATTTTCTTTGAGAAAATGAAAACAGAAGGTTTCCGTAAAACCCTTAAAGAAGAATTTATCCGTTACAACAACGCTTGTATCGATTCTTTCCTGAAAAAAGATATGAATCCTTTCTTTAGAAATCTTAAAAAACTTTCTTATTGGGCTTATGAACATTTCCGTCCCATGATTCCTGAAAGTATTTTTAATATCTGGAAAAAAGGCCTGGATTCCAATGCTTACTATTTAAAACTCTGCGGAAGTGGTGGTGGAGGTTATATTTTGGGATTTACCAAAGATTACGAAAAAGCTGAAAAAATGCTTGACGGCTTCCAAAAAGAGGTGATTTACAGATTTTAA
- a CDS encoding M12 family metallo-peptidase, which translates to MKKVLLFCILQCFAFSFSQKLKPVAEKISEYHNTKVTFKSYDLFEINNSADKLAEYKKAATDITVISLKSAELKKLVSEKPEFIEITFPYAGGQSITVEMYKNQIFTNDFKVVTEKGNTVQYTPGVYYQGIIKGDNTSIVAFSFFDNDIVGVSSALGMGNIVVGKVKNSDDFVSYSDAKLTGSNPFVCGTDDLKEVSSQKIAFNPDHVNDKKTDNCVRIFYEAGYGPYTQNGSDTTTTTNWVTAMHNNVSTLYANDNIKVALSGVFVWTTTDPYSGSPSAILNQYKTTRTTFNGDLAQLLRNPATTSIAYVNGVCTNSRYSYCGVNFTYQNVPTYSWNIEAMTHELGHNLGSPHTHACFWNGNNTAIDGCGPASGNNEGCNAALPPAGGGTIMSYCHLVSSVGINFANGFGVQPGAQIRNTIDSKGCLGTNCTTSCPLSVTNLNIANITQTSANAAFTDATSTSWKHRLTRMDGTVVSTGNVNTQAINFTNLQPATYYKLNVGSDCSGPNAYQISKMFLTDGAWCDGVQFTDTGGPTGKYADNEDLVKTFYPTSGSSLTMTFTEFALEQDYDYMYVYNGTSTASPLFTNGNNLTGNTIPGPFTSTDPSGAITVKFVSDGGVTDNGWKVNFSCGVLGVEDLTAKNNSVGIYPNPAKNAIVITSKEALKAYKIYDESGRLVISASSLKGTQHEVNLSSIQTGNYVITIETVKQTVNKKLIKQ; encoded by the coding sequence ATGAAAAAAGTTCTACTATTTTGCATACTGCAATGCTTTGCTTTTAGTTTTTCACAGAAATTAAAACCGGTTGCTGAAAAAATTTCAGAATATCATAACACGAAAGTAACATTCAAAAGCTATGATTTGTTTGAAATAAATAATTCTGCTGATAAACTTGCCGAATACAAAAAGGCAGCAACAGATATTACTGTTATTTCCTTAAAGTCTGCCGAATTAAAAAAGCTTGTCAGTGAAAAACCTGAATTTATTGAAATTACTTTTCCATACGCCGGTGGACAATCTATCACCGTTGAAATGTACAAAAACCAGATTTTCACCAACGATTTTAAAGTAGTTACTGAAAAAGGGAATACAGTACAATATACCCCGGGAGTTTATTACCAGGGAATTATAAAAGGAGATAATACCTCTATTGTTGCTTTTAGCTTTTTTGATAATGACATTGTAGGAGTCTCTTCTGCCTTGGGAATGGGAAATATTGTTGTAGGGAAAGTTAAAAATTCTGATGACTTTGTCAGCTATTCAGATGCCAAATTAACAGGTTCCAACCCATTTGTTTGCGGAACAGATGACTTGAAAGAGGTTTCATCCCAAAAGATCGCTTTTAATCCTGATCATGTAAATGATAAGAAAACGGATAATTGCGTCAGAATCTTTTACGAAGCAGGGTATGGACCTTATACTCAAAATGGAAGTGATACAACCACTACTACTAATTGGGTTACTGCCATGCATAATAATGTTTCAACATTATATGCCAATGATAATATTAAAGTAGCTCTAAGTGGAGTCTTTGTTTGGACGACTACTGATCCTTATTCAGGATCGCCAAGCGCAATCCTTAACCAGTACAAAACGACAAGAACTACTTTTAATGGTGATTTGGCACAATTATTAAGAAATCCTGCTACAACAAGTATAGCTTACGTAAATGGAGTTTGTACTAATTCAAGATACTCTTATTGTGGTGTGAATTTTACCTATCAGAATGTTCCGACTTATTCCTGGAATATAGAAGCAATGACGCATGAACTTGGTCATAATTTAGGCTCTCCACATACACATGCTTGTTTCTGGAATGGGAATAATACCGCTATTGACGGATGTGGACCTGCATCAGGAAACAATGAAGGATGTAATGCGGCGCTTCCACCAGCCGGAGGCGGTACTATTATGAGTTATTGTCATTTGGTTTCTAGTGTTGGGATTAATTTTGCCAATGGATTTGGCGTACAGCCGGGAGCACAGATCAGGAATACGATCGATTCAAAAGGGTGTCTTGGGACCAATTGTACAACATCATGTCCTCTTTCAGTTACCAACCTGAATATTGCAAATATTACACAAACTTCGGCAAATGCAGCTTTCACAGATGCAACGTCAACATCCTGGAAACATAGACTTACCAGAATGGATGGAACAGTAGTGTCTACTGGAAATGTAAATACACAAGCAATTAACTTTACAAATCTTCAGCCGGCAACATATTACAAACTTAATGTGGGAAGTGATTGCAGCGGACCTAATGCCTACCAAATATCAAAAATGTTTTTGACAGATGGCGCGTGGTGTGATGGAGTTCAATTTACAGATACAGGAGGTCCAACCGGAAAGTATGCAGATAATGAAGATCTTGTAAAAACGTTTTATCCAACTTCTGGTTCCTCATTGACAATGACCTTTACCGAATTTGCTCTTGAGCAAGATTACGATTATATGTATGTTTACAATGGAACTTCTACTGCCTCACCATTATTTACCAATGGAAATAATTTGACGGGGAATACGATTCCTGGCCCTTTCACATCTACAGACCCTTCAGGAGCAATAACTGTGAAATTTGTTTCAGATGGAGGAGTTACCGATAATGGCTGGAAGGTAAATTTCTCTTGTGGCGTTTTAGGAGTAGAAGATCTTACTGCAAAAAATAATTCAGTAGGTATCTACCCGAATCCTGCGAAAAATGCTATTGTTATCACTTCCAAAGAAGCACTGAAGGCTTATAAAATTTATGATGAATCCGGAAGGCTGGTTATTTCAGCTTCTTCTCTAAAAGGGACTCAACATGAAGTTAACCTCTCATCTATTCAGACAGGAAACTATGTAATCACAATAGAAACGGTAAAACAGACTGTAAATAAAAAGTTGATCAAACAATAA